The Rhodococcus sp. X156 genome window below encodes:
- a CDS encoding GtrA family protein encodes MAATETVGVQLPLRTQLVRFVITGGLSAIVDFGTYQLMLQLDVYIHLAKAISFVLGTTTAYLINRRWTFQSLGGRGQFAAVLLLYAATFAAQIGVNALVLLYVEHNLVGTTLAYVVAQGTATVINFVVQRMVIFKTPAAAPAVPAD; translated from the coding sequence GTGGCCGCCACCGAGACCGTCGGGGTCCAGCTGCCGCTGCGCACGCAGCTGGTGCGGTTCGTCATCACCGGTGGGCTGTCTGCCATCGTCGACTTCGGCACGTACCAGCTGATGCTGCAGCTCGACGTCTACATCCACCTGGCCAAGGCCATCAGCTTCGTGCTGGGCACCACCACCGCGTACCTGATCAACCGGCGGTGGACGTTCCAGTCCCTGGGCGGACGCGGCCAGTTCGCCGCGGTGCTGCTGCTCTACGCCGCAACCTTCGCGGCACAGATCGGCGTCAACGCGCTGGTGCTGCTGTACGTGGAGCACAACCTGGTGGGCACCACGCTGGCCTACGTGGTGGCGCAGGGCACCGCCACCGTCATCAACTTCGTGGTGCAGCGCATGGTGATCTTCAAGACCCCTGCCGCTGCCCCGGCCGTTCCGGCCGACTAG
- a CDS encoding DUF732 domain-containing protein — protein sequence MARKFMLGAMVAATAVALTAGCGSDAPAEEPLPPVSSSTTTPTPPAPTSEPTTSPAVTPAPQAAATPSPVPRATTTAPVTAAPPPVVRSPSSIAQVPLDTKLYPPPEVPRSSGTTPSKSAYLDALQKGGLTPTATGATELTIGQAVCDELGRGANIADMKKLLVPAGALAAGLAKSTLSGDQVAQLYIDSATSTLCGSGG from the coding sequence ATGGCTCGGAAGTTCATGCTCGGAGCCATGGTGGCTGCCACCGCGGTGGCGCTGACGGCGGGATGCGGCAGCGACGCGCCGGCCGAGGAGCCACTGCCCCCGGTGAGCAGCTCGACCACCACGCCGACCCCGCCCGCGCCGACGTCAGAGCCGACCACTTCGCCGGCGGTCACGCCGGCTCCGCAGGCCGCCGCCACCCCGTCCCCGGTCCCGCGCGCCACCACCACGGCCCCGGTGACTGCCGCACCCCCGCCGGTGGTGCGGTCGCCGTCCTCGATCGCGCAGGTGCCGCTGGACACCAAGCTCTACCCGCCGCCGGAGGTGCCCCGCTCCAGCGGCACCACGCCGAGCAAGAGCGCGTACCTGGACGCCCTGCAGAAGGGCGGGCTCACCCCCACCGCCACCGGCGCCACCGAGCTCACCATCGGTCAGGCCGTGTGCGACGAGCTGGGGCGCGGCGCCAACATCGCCGACATGAAGAAGCTGCTGGTGCCGGCCGGTGCGCTGGCGGCCGGGCTGGCCAAGAGCACGCTCAGCGGCGACCAGGTGGCCCAGCTCTACATCGACAGCGCCACCAGCACCCTCTGCGGCAGCGGGGGCTGA
- a CDS encoding glycosyltransferase family 2 protein, with protein sequence MSAAPTGAGTIVAVVVTMHRAELLAQSLKVLTTQSRPIDHLVVVDNGNEEQVRELVEAAPVPTTYLGSQHNLGGAGGFALGMLHALSLGADWLWLADDDGRPEGPEVLATLLHCAQRHGLAAVSPVVCNINDPDKLAFPLRRGVVWRRRRSELSVTDADELIPGYASLFNGALFSARCVDAVGVPDLRLFVRGDEVEIHRRLARSGLPFGTCLSTAYLHPDGTDEFRPILGGRMHTQYPDNDTKRFYTYRNRGYLMAQPGMRKLLPQEWLRFSWYFLVTRRDPKGLREWFRLRSLGRKERFSRP encoded by the coding sequence GTGAGCGCGGCCCCCACCGGTGCCGGCACGATCGTCGCCGTCGTCGTCACCATGCACCGCGCCGAGCTGCTCGCCCAGTCGCTGAAGGTGCTCACCACCCAGAGCCGCCCGATCGACCACCTGGTGGTGGTGGACAACGGCAACGAGGAGCAGGTGCGCGAGCTGGTCGAGGCCGCGCCCGTGCCCACCACCTACCTCGGCTCGCAGCACAACCTCGGTGGTGCCGGTGGCTTCGCCCTGGGCATGCTGCACGCGCTGAGCCTGGGCGCGGACTGGCTGTGGCTGGCCGACGACGATGGCCGCCCGGAGGGACCGGAGGTGCTGGCCACGCTGCTGCACTGCGCGCAGCGCCACGGCCTGGCGGCGGTCTCGCCCGTGGTCTGCAACATCAACGACCCGGACAAGCTGGCGTTCCCGCTGCGCCGCGGCGTGGTGTGGCGCCGCCGCCGCAGCGAGCTCAGCGTCACCGATGCCGACGAGCTCATCCCCGGCTACGCCTCCCTGTTCAACGGAGCGCTGTTCTCCGCCCGCTGCGTGGACGCGGTGGGGGTGCCCGACCTGCGACTGTTCGTGCGCGGCGACGAGGTGGAGATCCACCGGCGGCTCGCCCGCTCCGGCCTGCCGTTCGGCACCTGCCTGAGCACCGCCTACCTGCACCCGGACGGCACCGACGAGTTCCGGCCGATCCTGGGCGGGCGCATGCACACCCAGTACCCGGACAACGACACCAAGCGCTTCTACACCTACCGCAACCGCGGCTACCTGATGGCGCAGCCCGGCATGCGCAAGCTGCTGCCGCAGGAGTGGCTGCGCTTCAGCTGGTACTTCCTCGTCACCCGCCGCGACCCGAAGGGGCTGCGCGAGTGGTTCCGGCTGCGCTCGCTCGGGCGCAAGGAGCGGTTCAGCCGTCCCTGA
- a CDS encoding ABC transporter ATP-binding protein — MTDVSIETHGACIDFPIFDAKSRSLKKAFLGKAGGAIGRNDSNVVVIEALRDVTLSLKLGDRVGLVGHNGAGKSTLLRLLSGIYEPTRGSAVVRGRVAPVFDLGVGMDPEISGYENIIIRGLFLGQTRKSMLAKMDEIIDFTELGEYISMPLRTYSTGMRVRLALGVVTSINPEILLLDEGIGAVDAAFLRKAKNRLRDLVSRSGILVFASHSDEFLLQLCNSALWIDHGTIREAGEIRDILISYKGPEAGETVDRMLAEMAKEDAKDAAAQGADPAITG, encoded by the coding sequence GTGACTGACGTAAGTATCGAGACGCACGGCGCCTGCATCGACTTCCCCATCTTCGACGCCAAGAGCCGCTCGCTGAAGAAGGCCTTCCTGGGCAAGGCCGGTGGCGCCATCGGCCGCAACGACAGCAACGTCGTGGTGATCGAGGCGCTGCGCGACGTCACCCTCAGCCTCAAGCTGGGCGACCGCGTCGGCCTGGTCGGGCACAACGGCGCCGGCAAGTCCACCCTGCTGCGGCTGCTGTCGGGCATCTACGAGCCCACCCGCGGCAGCGCCGTGGTGCGGGGCCGGGTGGCCCCGGTGTTCGACCTCGGCGTCGGCATGGACCCGGAGATCTCCGGCTACGAGAACATCATCATCCGGGGGCTGTTCCTGGGCCAGACCCGCAAGTCGATGCTGGCCAAGATGGACGAGATCATCGACTTCACCGAGCTCGGCGAGTACATCTCCATGCCACTGCGCACCTACTCCACCGGCATGCGGGTGCGGCTGGCGCTGGGCGTGGTCACCAGCATCAACCCGGAGATCCTGCTGCTCGACGAGGGGATCGGCGCGGTGGACGCGGCGTTCCTGCGCAAGGCCAAGAACCGGCTGCGCGACCTGGTCTCCCGCTCCGGGATCCTGGTGTTCGCCAGCCACTCCGACGAGTTCCTGCTGCAGCTGTGCAACTCGGCGCTGTGGATCGACCACGGCACCATCCGGGAGGCCGGGGAGATCCGCGACATCCTGATCTCCTACAAGGGACCCGAGGCCGGCGAGACCGTGGACCGGATGCTGGCGGAGATGGCGAAGGAAGACGCCAAGGACGCTGCTGCCCAGGGCGCCGACCCCGCGATCACGGGGTGA
- a CDS encoding arabinosyltransferase domain-containing protein, with amino-acid sequence MARAGTPLYCRPRTSWTAAALALLAIVLGVLAALAPVEVDDPVVSWPQAGQEPISTIVPLSPYRPLELTAEVPCSTLAQVGTSSGEALRTLPADTAAGRDQGLVVSSTDGTVRIVASGAQVLEEPLPAGSCSYQVHADGSGLQVSRDGQQLVARGDLLVPQVGELVTAATGPAATGLSVQLHTDARYQSTPSTLKVVLLVAHVLSLLALLVVAWRAWRGHDRARVVRPRLRVPDALVVLVSGAWAFLGPVNVDDSWYLLMARNSAATGSLGNYINMFNSAENPFVLSQYLMQVWGGLGSWGLLWMRLLPVLYGVVAYALLRVLLATLLRHYLHGHDARLAPRAAWALAFAHLLWWLPYGITLRPEPLIVLGSALVLLLSELARARRSVGMLGLGTAAAAVTMTASPTALAAAVPLLINLPWLWHWLRGADWANRVAAVGLAAGAATALVPIGLGDATLANALEGTAVRSYYYFSYPWYEEFEHYVSLMSSTWAVRLPMLLILAVVLTCVVTVGARRAAGPLRRLMLSYATITVLCLLALTPSPSKWVNHFGAMAAPAVVLLALALLRTPVPARSRTAAGVIAAGLAVTAAAAGFAGPSSWRPFSDWGQPFGNHLAFGSLQLWSTSPHLGPIAPRNPIFWVVVALLGLAWAWWRRGRRPSPALTADRSVLTTAVALAVVLVLAVFSFAPLRQSPGPSVASTNLASVTGDRCGFAEHVLVTKDGQERTAAELFEGAPVYADQVMAVLWPCVNQVTAANGMVQLPQYRVRAGEQLEGGTEANTYIETNGGVFAPGSRSGTDTELPSRLTPEPGRPIPTWGHIEEVVYPLPVGLVDVRVERTEQWGWKQQPSLAVREYVGRDNSPSPAAAP; translated from the coding sequence ATGGCGCGCGCTGGCACCCCCTTGTACTGCCGACCACGCACGAGCTGGACCGCTGCTGCCCTCGCGCTGCTCGCGATCGTCCTCGGTGTGCTGGCCGCGCTGGCCCCGGTCGAGGTGGACGACCCGGTGGTGTCGTGGCCCCAAGCTGGCCAGGAGCCGATCTCCACCATCGTGCCGCTCTCGCCCTACCGCCCGCTCGAGCTCACCGCCGAGGTCCCCTGCTCCACCCTCGCCCAGGTCGGGACGAGCAGCGGCGAGGCGCTGCGCACGCTGCCCGCCGACACCGCCGCCGGGCGCGACCAGGGACTGGTCGTGTCCAGCACCGACGGCACTGTGCGCATCGTGGCCTCGGGGGCCCAGGTGCTCGAGGAGCCGCTGCCGGCCGGGTCGTGCAGCTACCAGGTGCACGCGGACGGCTCCGGCCTGCAGGTGAGCAGGGACGGCCAGCAGCTGGTGGCCCGCGGCGACCTGTTGGTGCCCCAGGTCGGCGAGCTCGTTACTGCCGCCACCGGACCGGCCGCCACCGGCCTGTCGGTGCAGCTGCACACCGACGCCCGGTACCAGTCCACGCCGTCCACGCTGAAGGTCGTGCTGCTGGTCGCGCACGTGCTGAGCCTCCTCGCGCTGCTGGTCGTCGCCTGGCGCGCCTGGCGGGGACACGACCGGGCCCGGGTGGTGCGCCCCCGGCTGCGGGTGCCGGACGCGCTGGTCGTGCTGGTCTCCGGGGCCTGGGCCTTTCTCGGCCCGGTCAACGTCGACGACTCCTGGTACCTGCTGATGGCCCGCAACTCGGCAGCCACGGGGTCGCTGGGCAACTACATCAACATGTTCAACAGTGCCGAGAACCCGTTCGTGCTGAGCCAGTACCTGATGCAGGTCTGGGGCGGGCTGGGCAGCTGGGGCCTGTTGTGGATGCGCCTCCTGCCGGTGCTCTACGGCGTGGTGGCCTACGCGCTGCTGAGGGTGCTGCTGGCGACGCTGCTGCGCCACTACCTGCACGGCCACGACGCACGGCTGGCGCCGCGGGCTGCGTGGGCGCTCGCCTTCGCACACCTGCTGTGGTGGCTGCCCTACGGCATCACCCTGCGCCCGGAGCCGCTGATCGTGCTGGGCAGTGCCCTGGTGCTGCTGCTCAGTGAGCTTGCCCGCGCCCGGCGGTCGGTCGGCATGCTCGGGCTCGGCACGGCGGCTGCCGCCGTGACCATGACCGCCTCCCCCACCGCGCTGGCCGCAGCCGTGCCGCTGCTGATCAACCTGCCGTGGCTGTGGCACTGGCTGCGCGGTGCCGACTGGGCCAACCGCGTGGCCGCCGTGGGGCTGGCTGCGGGAGCCGCGACCGCGCTGGTTCCCATCGGCCTGGGCGACGCCACCCTCGCCAACGCGCTGGAGGGCACCGCGGTGCGCTCTTACTACTACTTCAGCTACCCCTGGTACGAGGAATTCGAGCACTACGTCAGCCTGATGAGCTCGACCTGGGCGGTGCGGCTGCCGATGCTGCTCATCCTGGCGGTGGTCCTCACCTGTGTCGTCACCGTCGGTGCACGGCGCGCGGCGGGTCCGCTGCGCCGGCTGATGCTCTCCTACGCCACCATCACCGTGCTGTGCCTGCTCGCGCTCACCCCGTCACCGTCCAAGTGGGTCAACCACTTCGGTGCCATGGCCGCGCCAGCGGTGGTGCTGCTCGCCCTGGCCCTGCTGCGCACCCCGGTGCCGGCGCGCTCGCGCACCGCCGCCGGCGTCATCGCCGCCGGGCTGGCCGTCACCGCGGCCGCCGCGGGCTTCGCCGGTCCCAGTTCGTGGCGCCCGTTCAGCGACTGGGGCCAGCCCTTCGGCAACCACCTCGCGTTCGGCTCCCTGCAACTGTGGTCCACCTCGCCCCACCTGGGGCCGATCGCCCCGCGCAACCCGATCTTCTGGGTGGTCGTGGCCCTGCTGGGGCTCGCCTGGGCCTGGTGGCGCCGTGGCCGGCGGCCCAGTCCCGCCCTCACCGCCGACCGCTCGGTGCTCACCACTGCGGTGGCGCTGGCGGTTGTGCTGGTGCTGGCCGTCTTCTCCTTCGCCCCGCTGCGGCAGTCGCCCGGCCCGTCGGTGGCATCGACCAACCTGGCCAGCGTGACCGGCGACCGCTGCGGCTTCGCCGAGCACGTGCTGGTGACCAAGGACGGCCAGGAGCGAACCGCGGCGGAGCTGTTCGAGGGCGCACCGGTCTACGCCGACCAGGTCATGGCGGTGCTCTGGCCGTGCGTCAACCAGGTGACGGCCGCGAACGGCATGGTCCAGCTGCCGCAGTACCGGGTGCGCGCGGGCGAGCAGCTGGAGGGCGGCACAGAGGCCAACACCTACATCGAGACCAACGGCGGGGTCTTCGCCCCGGGCTCCCGCAGCGGGACCGACACCGAGCTGCCCAGCCGGCTCACCCCGGAGCCCGGCCGGCCCATCCCGACGTGGGGCCACATCGAGGAGGTCGTCTACCCGCTGCCCGTCGGGCTGGTCGACGTCCGGGTCGAGCGCACCGAGCAGTGGGGCTGGAAACAGCAGCCGTCGCTGGCGGTGCGCGAGTACGTCGGCCGGGACAACAGCCCGTCGCCCGCCGCCGCTCCCTGA
- a CDS encoding ABC transporter permease encodes MSVTASVETSEPLRGAPSRSYARAFEDLRTGFNQRELWAHLGFQDIKQRYRRSLLGPIWITIATGATATAMGLMYSVLFGQDLKVLLPHITLGLIVWNMISGCILEGAAVFSSNVGLITQLPAPLSVHVYRMVWRQLLLFAHNLIIYFILLAVFQIPIHWTVFTAFVALGLLAVNGIWIGLVAGIVATRFRDIQPILESAVQLLFFMTPIVWMTETIRQNGGDYAERARLAELNPLYHYLEIIRAPMLGQDQAAYHWYIVLAFTAAGWALALWALRNYRARVAYWV; translated from the coding sequence GTGTCAGTCACAGCAAGCGTCGAGACCTCCGAACCGCTCCGCGGCGCGCCGTCCCGCAGCTACGCCCGGGCCTTCGAGGACCTCAGGACGGGGTTCAACCAGCGCGAGCTGTGGGCCCACCTGGGGTTTCAGGACATCAAGCAGCGCTACCGCCGCAGCCTGCTCGGGCCCATCTGGATCACCATCGCCACGGGCGCGACCGCCACCGCGATGGGGCTGATGTACTCGGTGCTCTTCGGCCAGGACCTCAAGGTGCTGCTGCCGCACATCACCCTCGGGCTGATCGTCTGGAACATGATCTCCGGCTGCATCCTCGAGGGCGCCGCGGTCTTCTCCAGCAACGTGGGCCTGATCACCCAGCTGCCCGCCCCGCTGAGCGTGCACGTCTACCGCATGGTGTGGCGCCAGCTGCTGCTGTTCGCGCACAACCTGATCATCTACTTCATCCTGCTGGCGGTGTTCCAGATCCCGATCCACTGGACGGTGTTCACCGCGTTCGTCGCCCTGGGGCTGCTCGCGGTGAACGGGATCTGGATCGGGCTGGTCGCCGGCATCGTGGCAACCCGCTTCCGCGACATCCAGCCCATCCTGGAGAGCGCGGTGCAGCTGCTGTTCTTCATGACGCCGATCGTGTGGATGACCGAGACCATCCGGCAGAACGGTGGGGACTACGCCGAGCGAGCCCGGCTGGCCGAGCTCAACCCGCTCTACCACTACCTGGAGATCATCCGGGCGCCCATGCTCGGCCAGGACCAGGCGGCCTACCACTGGTACATCGTGCTGGCCTTCACCGCCGCCGGCTGGGCACTGGCCCTGTGGGCCCTCCGCAACTACCGGGCCCGCGTGGCCTACTGGGTGTGA